The stretch of DNA cggACGCGGCTCCGCGGGTCCCGTGGAATGTCGAGCTCGCCGCGCCGAGTGGCTCTGCGCCGCTGCCGGAGCCGGTGGCCGCTGGCTGCTCAGGAGCCGGAGCGGGCGGGAGGGTAACGGGCCGGcagggtgggtgggtaggtgggaagggagggggaggggtgggggcggggggcgccgcaCCGGGCGCGAGGGgggagcgcggggcgggcggccggAGCCCGCAGCCCCCGGCTGGGAGCTGGGGCCGGGAcgcagcccggggcgggggcggggcgggccggggcggggcggcccgcgGGTCTGGGATTGGGGGGTCTGGGCTAGGGGAGGGGTCTGGGGaccgcggggggggcggggggcggccagTGGGGGCGCCTCCCCCCATCCCCGGGCTGACCCCTCGCGCGCTCTAGGGGTCTGGACCCGCGGGGATGGGGGGCGGCTCGGGCTGGGGCTTCCTGGCCCGCGGGGTGCGCGGGGTGCGCAGGCTGGGCGGCGGGTGCGTGAGCCACCTACTGTGTGCTTCAGCCGTGCATGCCCCCGGAGGCGGCCGCCAACGCGAGAGTGAGTGGCTGTGCGGCTCCCCGGCGGCCCGGCAGTGAGTGCGTCTGCGACCCGGACCGACCCCGACCTTTCTGCCGAATAACCCTTCTCGCGGGTCTCTCCTGTCTCACTCCGTCTCCAAGAAGACCCTAAGAGCGAGAAATGTCCCCTCCATTATCAGCATCACCCCTGCCTCCGTCCCACACGCTAGCCTGAAGCCTGAGAGGAACCAGGAGCACCTATGTGGGGGAGCCTAGAGGTCCCTGGCAGGCCCCGTGGTCGCTGCGGCCCTCCCAAAGCTGCAGCAGAGGGGGCCGAAAGATCTGTCAGCTGCTTTTCCTGGAGAAGAGACTTAGATCCAGGCCGCCTAGTCTTTCCCTCTCAGAGTCTCATTGCTTGTGCACTTTGGCATTTACACACCTACCAGACTAGATGTGGACTAGTGCTTTGCGTCAAAAGTGCGTGCAGGTGGGAGGATGGCCAAAGGAGGTAGTGTTTaagcccctcccaggccctcaCCTCATTGCCTTCCCCCAGGGGCTTCTGGAACCCCTGAGCCATagtggggtggggttgggcagAGATGCCCTGGGACACATACTTCTGAGGAGCAGGTGGATCCCCTGATGCCCTATCCAGATGCTGCAGTCGCCCATGACCTTCGCTGCCCCAGTGGCACCCCAGGTCCTTGGCAGTTGGACTGGAAGGCTTGGGATGGTCCTGGGAAGCCATTAGGCCAGAGGCAGTAGGCAGGTCCTTGTCCAGCAGTACAATCAGGTGCTGCctacctctcctttctctgtgcccCACCTGTCCCAATGCCCCACCTGTCCCAGCCATAATGCTAACACTGAGCGATGCATAAATAGGAAAACAGTCAGAGGACTTGTCTGAAGACCTCATCCTTCTTCAGAGAAGGAGACTCCATGGGCCTGGCCCCCCCTCCAGGAGTCTGTTCACTCTGCTGGCTCCTGTACACACAGACTTCCAGGCAAGAACAACATCTTTTGGATCAGTACTTGCAGCTTACAGCACCAAGCTGGGCAGGGTGGTTCTGCAGTTGGTGcttgatgaatgaataatgaagaaaCTGGCTGAGCATTTAGACCTCAGCCCATGAGTGGCTGCCCCGGGAAGACTTGCCTTCAGACAATAATCACAAGCACCACTATTTATTAGCACTTGTGTTTGCTAAAGGCTGGACGTGCACGGTCTCCTCTTAACCCCACTAAGGGGTGAGCGCATAAGGAGGGAGACAGGTGAAGTGGGCTCCAGTGCCCACAGCCCCAACCAGGCCTTTTCCTTACTGTCCATCTCTGTCTTAGAGGCCTGCAGGCCACTTGCTGAGTGTCTGCCTCCCCAGCTATAACTGCTTCAACAGGCAGGATGCTCACCATCTTAAATGCATGCCCTGCACATAGTAGGctcctgaaaatatttatttgtgtgcataaatgaatgaatggagagacGGAGAGCAGAGGGTGGAAAGGGCCTTCTCCCCACCAGGAACCCAGCCCTCTGAAAACAGTCTGGATGAGAACAGCATGGAGCAGGACCCAGGCAGGAGTCAGGGCAGTCTAGCCCATCCTTAGTGTGTATAGTGTTGGAGCCACAACTAGAGTCATTCTGAGCACTGGCCCATCCCTGGAGTGGGGATGGAGGCCAGAGATCATCTGACTCAGCATCCAACCTTGGTTCTGGAGCTCCCAGAAGGTTCTGAAATCCCTGAGCTGAACCTCAATGATCTTAACccactctcttcccttccccaaagGAGATGGACATCCTGGGAGGGACCTACAAGTGTGGAGGTCAAGGTTTTAGTATTACTTTAACCTCTACGGAGGAGAGGGGCCTTTCTATAGGACAGAATTCCTTTACATTGGAGAACTTCCCCTAAAATGAACCCTCATCATTTTGGGAGATTCTTCTCACCTCCCCAAAAGTCTATGTTTTGGTGTTGGGGGgttggggcaggagggagaagatGGGGACACCTCCACATAGGGCACTGGGTACTGCCTGGGCACGCCCCATGAGTGACAGATGCAAATATTCCGCAGGGGCCCCAGCAGgccgctctctccctccctcctcgcTTGCTCGCTTCCCGGACAGCTCGCTCCTTCCTTTATCTTATCAAAGCCCCGTAATTACAATTGCTATTTTGTTTCCTCGAATCTGCAATCAGAGCTCTCCGGCCCTGATGAGGGAGCGCCTGTCAACCTGATCGCTGAGTGACAGCCTGGCCACCTTTCCCGGCCGCCCCCACACTCcgcaaacacaaacacacacacacacacacacacacacacacacacacacacacacacacccttcgcCTCctgcaaacacaaacacacactcctTGCCAACATAAACAGCCCCTCTCCGCAAACACGCCCTCGCGGGGACCCAAACACACACCTTCAGCCTCTTTCCAAATGCATCCCGTCCCCCGACCAACCCTGGCCCCTCAAATCCGCACACCGCGAGGACTGCCGCTCGCTGCACCGCGCGCCTCCGGCGCCTGGCGTTCAAAGCGCCGCGGTCTCCACCGACTGTTCAGATGCAAATCGCCGAGACTACGTTAAGTACTTTAAGCCCCTAGGAGTCGTCTCCCCTCGCCCCCGAAATACAGCCCTGCCCATCCTCCCGCGGTCTGCCAACCCCTGCGTACACCTTCGTCCCTCGGTGCTCCGAGGTCAAAGTAATTGGCAGGGGCCCTACTGTGCGCTGTGCTGGCCGAAGGGGCAGCCAGGAGAGGCGGGGAGGGAGAATAAATGCCCAGCTCTGTCCGCCAGGCGCCTCTTCAGGCCGGGAAAGTCCTGGGAGAAGGCGGAAGATGTAGATTGGGCCCCCACTGCGGGCAGGAGCGCGCTCGGTGCCTGCCTGGGCCTCTGGGAGACCCACCCAGGAGACAGTCAAGGCTTACAATGAGCGCTCAGGGGCTTCGCACGGGTAAATATCCGAGCAGGGCCACGCACAGGGGGTTGATGGGTGGGTTGGGGAGGCACCCCCCAGACATGACTTTTCGTTGCACTCAGCCAGCCTCCCGCGCCCCCAGCCACGCACGTGCGGGAGACTCTGGAGGTTATAGGTGAGACGAAGAAGGGAAAGGCTCTAACAGGAGCTTTTTTAGCGAATGAATGaatcaagcaagcaagcaaacaatcAACCAAAGAACGAATGCAGTCAGCCTCAGGGACTTACTCCTCGCTTTCTGCCTAAACTTCGGCATTCCAGGCCACTCGCGGGCGAGACCACTCACGTAGCTCCTGGGAGGCCGCAGGGGAGCCACACGGTCACAGGCGGTTTCAACCTCGCCCACTAGAGGGCGCCAGCTGTAATTCCCCCTCCCTCGCGACCCGCCATAAGAAGGTGAATGGTCTCCAGCCAGGCTGCCCCGCTACGCTGGTTCCCAAAGGAAGCActtcaggaaagaggagaaagggttTGCGACCCTGATCGCTGCAGCACAGCCGTCACCTTCCTTTATCCTcaatttgagagaaaatgaaaatgagagctCCTCATCAAGGAGAGGGTGGAACCGACTCCAGGGATGTGTTGAAGCAAGAATGCTTTCCCGTGTGTGGGACACTCTCCAGTTTCCCTTACATGCCCCAATACTAGCCCCTTCGGGTCACCTAGGGACCCCTCCCGCTCGTTCCCTCATTTGCCCAGCAACCAGCGTGAGAGGGAGTGGGCTTGGCCCCACCACCCCACCAGGCACTATACTCTGTCCACCCTCAGCATGTCTGGCCCCAGGCTGTCTCAAGAgttaaacttttgtttgtttgtttgtttgtatgtggGACATTGAAATCCTGCCCCCGCAACACAGCTGCTGAACTGCTGACCCCAGAGATGGTCACATATACTCTAATGCTCACACCAGGtacttccctttctcctcctggcATAGCAGCAGTCAAATCCCAGAACACCTTATTACAGGCACCAGAGACCCCCAGAACCAGGTGATGTGCTGGGGGCCAGGAACCACTTAGCCCAGGAGGCTGAATCCCAGgggcctctctctgcccccataTGCCAGGCCACCCGGATTCTGGTTTCCCTGTCACCCAATCTGGCCAGCCCCCTCCATCTGGCCCCCGGAATCAGGTTTCTAAGGGCCCAGACCCGCTCAGAGACAGCCTGCAAGACGAAGGAGGGGCAATGACTGGCCTCTGCCTTACCCCTCACAGGCCCTCTCAGGGCCTGAGCCCCTTCATGGGGTTAGGGATGCACATTCCTCGGACTACTTAAGCCCCCTTATCTGCCCCCCTGCCCATCAGCCTGAGTGCTGACAGAGGCCCAGGTCCCTTGTTTGGATGCTGATAACCTCCTGGGATGGCCCTCCCCCACCTATGGGACTGGGAATGGGCTTGGTGTTGGGAGGTCCTCTTTTAGCAAGATAGTTGGGGCCCGAGcctggcctcccccccccccccccccccccccccccccccccccctgctatCCTAGGGATAGCAGGATCCCGTATTTCCTCACCCTCCCCAGGCCTAGGGCCACCCTCGGTGCTGCCACAGTGCCACCTGGTGGTCCCTAGGGGAATACCACACTAGCAGGTAAAGAAGTCACACAAGTGAGTTGCAAAACTCCACATCACTTTATTTAAGCCTTTatccaaaaatgtaaaaagttattaaaaatgtgtAGTCCTGAGCTTCAAATGCTGATCTCCAATCTCATAggcaagtggggagagagggtgagGATAGAAGTTCAGAGTTTCTCCCAttcatggagaaaagggaagccccAGGTATGGCATAAGATTAGAAAAACACCAGGGTCCTGTGAAGGATACAACCAGACTCTCTCCTAGCACCAGCTCAAgatccccccatccccacccctcctcttcaATGGAGAAgacatatttaaatttcttgaaaCTTGTATAGGAACATGGTGCATGGCACATGTGGCAGGCAAACAGCAGACCTAAGGAGAGCAAACAAGGGGTCAGCATCTAGGCCTTCATCTGCTGGTCCTACCCCGTCCCAGACCTGGCTGGACACCCCTCCCACAACTCACCAAAGAGGCTAGAGCCTACCCCCCTGCTTCTTGGCAGGCAGGATGGGGCACAACTCAGCTTCCTCCTCACTACCTTCTTCttcactctcttcttcctcagAAACGTCATTACTTATAGTAACTGGTGGACACATAAGCATAAGGAAGAGGTGCAACGAAAAGTCATGTCTGGGGGGTGCCTCCCCAACCCACCCATCAACCCCCAATGCCATTTATTCATGCCCTGTGGTGCTAAGcttgcagggaccctgacctCCCAGAGCTGATGACCTGGGTGGGAAGAACCTCCAATACTAAGATGACAGAGAGCCAAAGGAGACCACATTAGTGGAGGTGGAGACACTGGGGCAGGTTTCATGCAGGAGGTAGGCTTGAAGACAGTGGACGGTACGGCCCATATGGGAGCTGCACTAGGAGATATGGCTGGGATGGGGTAGGAGTGTGGACTGGGGTGGGAGACCTGATGAGGAATCCACTAGATCCAAAGGAGAAGACTCTCACCAATCTGGTGCCTCCCAGTGATCCGCACAGGACCAGAACCTGACTTCAGGCGGAAGGTGACAGGTGGCTGGAGCTGGAAGTCATCCAAACTGAGCTGGAAGGAAGACAAGGATGAAGGCCTGGCCTGCCCCATCTTGTGATGAATCAGTCTGTCAGTCCTTCAGTCCTGGATTCcacaccaccacctccatcacctGGTTGGGCAGAACTCACCATGGGTTGGCAGGACAACTTGAGGTTGGCCACAGGGACCGCAATCTCCTGGTGGTCGTGATTCCTGGCCACGACTTCTACTACGTTACACTCATCTTTGGCCCCCTCGGTGAGGCAGAGCTGGAAAGAGTACACAAGGCCTTAGGGTCTCCCCAAACAAGGGCTGACACAAGGGGAGGCATCTACCCTAGAACTTGCCCCGCCCAAGCGGTCCGTTACTGGTGATGAGAATGGGAAGGTGCAGCCCCTAACTTGGAACAGCTGTGGAGAATACTTGCTTGTAGATGAGGCATGAAAGACATGAAAGTCACCTCGCAAGAGAAGCTGCCTCTGTCAGGCAGAGGAGGTGACTCTCAGTAAAGGGGACTGGGGGGACAGGTAGAGGCCCCCGAGGTGCCTGCTCAGGACCAGCTATTCACCACCCTTCCCAGCAAACCTCACCATGGTCAAGGCCAGCACATGCTCCGCAtcatcctcttcctctacctTGAAGGTGAAAGAGCGGGTGTGGCCGGAGAGCTCACAGCCTGGAAGAGGGAACGGTGTGTGTCTGAGTGTGCGTGAGGGGCGTTCCACCAAACCTCTGAACGTGCAGTCGTGGTCCGAGCGGCCGCCTACGCGCCCGCTTCTCCTCGAGAACACCTAGGGCGCTCGGCCCTGGACTCCACCCCGCACATGTGCTGCAGGGGTCGCGCCACCCCGTCTGCTTGGGCTGCGCGTGCgggccccctccgcccccacccacGTCGTGTTCCCATCTGCATTCCTGTTCAGCCCTGCCCCTGGCCGCCCCAGCACCACCCTCATGCCCTCTTTTCCTCAATACCGAAGAAAAAACTGTCCATAGTGACCGGAGCCGGGACCCGCAGACCCCCGACTCCCCCGGCCCGGACTCGGCTCTCCTGACTCAGGAACGCCAAAGCGGCCGCGGCGCCGGCGGCCATGCTGCAAGGGCCGTCTGGGAGCTCCGCCCCCGACACGTACAGAGCGGGGAGCTCGCGGCGGGTTCCGGCCCCGCCCATTAAAGGAGCCGCTGGGCTTGAGGGGAGGGACCGAGGCGCAACCAGTGCTAGGCTGCCTCGCCTGGGAGCTCGCGCGGCCCCCGGTCAGACTTCTGTTAGGACTGCAGGAAAGTAACAGCAGTGGATCTTTTTCATGTTAATATCCTTATTTCCATGACTACGGCTCTCGAGTGGTCATGGAGTGGCTCCAGCCTCCATTTTCTCTAGCTCTTCGCAGCCTCTGCTGTCTCCACTCCAGGGTAAGCGTTCGTTATTATTTCCAAAGTAGAAAAGTGGAATCCCTTCCAACACCCGCCTCGTAAAGGCGAATTTCAGGGCAGCGGttctttaagtatttattttattcatgagagacacacagagagacagagattcaggcagagggagaggcaggctccatgcagggagcccgatgtgggtgggactcgatcccaggactccaggatcacgccctgggccaaaggcagaggctcaaccgctgagtcacccaggcatcccccaggaCTGCGTTTTTCTtgtaaaagcataaaaaatatgCTATTTGCCTTTGCTCCTAGAGCTGAGGATCCTGAAAGACTTTTCAGCTATGGTATTTTCTCTTGGAACTATGGAACCACTCGGTCCTCTTCCTAATCTAACATCTTAAGGTTACTACCCAGAAGGCCTATCTTTGAGCTTCAGGTGCTGGCTGGATGCTGACGGACATCATCTCAGATTTGGGGCTGCTCTTCCTAGCAGACGTTTTGGAGTTTGTAATTCTGAATCAATCCAGAACATCCTCCCACCTTAGACTCCTCGGTCACATAGTTTGGGCAACTCCCCGCAACCCCCATCATTCACCTTTTGACCAAAGAACCCGATAAACTGTGAAACTGTTCCTTATTCCACTAGATACAGGGAACTCATTTAAACTAGCTGCCCTAACTCACACCCAAGCTATTAACTGTGGGAAGAGGGTGGCTTGGCCaagaattacttttatattttaccttGCCTTGGGGAAAATTTGGAAGTCTTTTACTGGTGATGAGAATGGGAAGGTGCAGCCCCTAACTTGGAACAGCTGTGGAGAATATTTGCTTGTAGATGAGGCATGAAAGCCAGGAGAAAAGGTACCACCAGGAAGAAACAAGTAGGTTTACACAGTACACCACCACACCACATTCACTTCAAGTTTTATTTTGCCTCTTGCATGGTCTTCAGATAGTTTTACAGTTCGTTTTCTACAGGAACTGAGCTGTGATCTAAACAATCAATGAAATGTCATTCCAaccttaataaatattcataaccATAGAAGAGAGCATAGCACTTTACCATCCTAAAATGGTGAAGGTATAGGTCTGGACATCTGTTTCATAGTTAGCATCTATGAACAGAAGACCAGTCAAATGATTAAATCAAGATAAGACCACAAGCAAACTTGCTAAAAATCCTGATTCCATAGATTTACCCTGAAATCCTCCAGATAAATGCTAGAATTTCCAATAGTGTACAAAATGTACTTAAAAGAGACAACCAAGTGGCAATAAGTTGCTTTAAACAGTATCTTGTAGAAATCTCTTCCCCTTAACCCCTGAAAATGCAAACTTGGTTCCAGCTTTCCAACACCATACCCTTCTAGCAGTTAAAGGTTTCTATCCCGAAAATGAAGAggtctccccttcctcccctcccttcatcTTACCAATTCAGTGCACACTCACAGGCCCTGGTTGAAAGTCCCTAGATACTACTAGGTACACTGCTTTTTCAAAGCCCACACTGATGGAACTTcatgaaggaagaaaatgtttccGGTTTCCTTCTCCTTGCCCCTCCCACCTCAGCTCAAAGTCAAAGTCAAAGAGCTGATAACAAAACTTAGGAGAAGAAAGATATCAAAATACTGTTCTGAATCCATGGAAAAGTCAGCCAGCCATGATGAAAAAATGAATCCTGCAGAGATTACCTGCTAGCCTCATGCTCAGAACCCCTAAAAACACCAAATCTAAATCAAAATACATGGAGCTTTCAGAATCT from Canis lupus familiaris isolate Mischka breed German Shepherd chromosome 28, alternate assembly UU_Cfam_GSD_1.0, whole genome shotgun sequence encodes:
- the NPM3 gene encoding nucleoplasmin-3; amino-acid sequence: MAAGAAAALAFLSQESRVRAGGVGGLRVPAPVTMDSFFFGCELSGHTRSFTFKVEEEDDAEHVLALTMLCLTEGAKDECNVVEVVARNHDHQEIAVPVANLKLSCQPMLSLDDFQLQPPVTFRLKSGSGPVRITGRHQIVTISNDVSEEEESEEEGSEEEAELCPILPAKKQGGRL